The proteins below come from a single Prolixibacter sp. NT017 genomic window:
- a CDS encoding glutaminyl-peptide cyclotransferase → MMKKLAVLTFFLSLTGILLFQCSSTPKRSRKPVTAIEILPKSKYYPQGTPITIKTRTNVKNGTIQNIKVEVDGKSYFSGKTLENEIKVSTNEMPMGKHSIKVTAIKTDSVKGENYSDFTVVSDTKPVDYTYKITATYPHNTKFFTEGLLIHNGYLYEGTGEKGQSVIAKQVLKTGKILQEKKLDKKYFGEGITILDNKLYQLTYKAQTGFIYDAKTFDKTGQWHYEAKEGWGMTNDGTNLIMSDGTENLRFLNPENQQVLKTISVYDDKGPVKYLNELEYINGEIWANVWTTNTIVRIDPNNGKVLGRLDLTGLLSVMYRDENKPIDVLNGIAWDAKTNAIYVTGKLWPKLFEIVPVKK, encoded by the coding sequence ATGATGAAAAAGTTAGCTGTTCTCACATTCTTCCTGTCGTTAACAGGAATTCTTTTATTTCAATGTTCGAGCACTCCGAAGCGTTCCCGCAAGCCGGTAACAGCTATCGAAATTCTACCGAAAAGCAAATACTACCCGCAAGGAACTCCCATTACCATAAAAACAAGAACCAACGTAAAGAACGGCACCATCCAAAACATCAAGGTGGAAGTGGACGGGAAAAGTTATTTCAGTGGCAAAACACTTGAAAACGAAATCAAAGTTTCAACGAACGAAATGCCAATGGGCAAGCATTCCATAAAAGTTACCGCCATAAAAACAGACAGTGTAAAAGGTGAGAACTACAGCGATTTTACTGTGGTTTCGGATACCAAACCGGTTGATTACACATATAAAATCACCGCTACTTATCCGCATAACACCAAGTTTTTCACCGAAGGTTTACTAATACATAACGGCTACTTATACGAAGGAACCGGTGAAAAAGGACAGTCAGTTATCGCCAAACAAGTTCTGAAAACCGGAAAAATATTACAGGAGAAAAAGCTCGATAAAAAATACTTTGGCGAAGGCATTACTATTCTCGATAACAAGTTGTATCAACTTACTTACAAGGCTCAAACCGGCTTTATTTACGATGCGAAAACATTCGATAAAACCGGACAATGGCATTACGAAGCCAAAGAAGGCTGGGGGATGACCAACGATGGTACCAATCTCATCATGAGTGACGGTACCGAAAACCTGCGCTTTCTTAATCCGGAAAATCAACAAGTTTTAAAAACAATAAGCGTTTATGACGACAAAGGCCCTGTTAAATACCTGAACGAGTTGGAATACATCAACGGAGAAATTTGGGCCAACGTCTGGACGACGAACACCATTGTTCGAATTGATCCCAACAACGGAAAAGTGCTCGGAAGACTTGATTTAACAGGCTTACTAAGTGTCATGTACCGCGACGAAAATAAACCGATTGATGTATTGAACGGAATTGCCTGGGACGCCAAAACCAACGCTATTTACGTTACCGGAAAACTGTGGCCAAAGCTTTTCGAGATTGTTCCTGTTAAGAAATAG
- the hemW gene encoding radical SAM family heme chaperone HemW has translation MAGIYFHIPFCKTHCHYCDFHTSCRLADLPGVMKAEFRELSLRKNYLGDEVVDTIYLGGGTPSLLGLDYLKKIQESVHSLFKVNNEAEWTIEANPDDLEQKYLYDLQKSGFNRLSIGTQSFDEEILKYLNRRHNAQQSVRSVLLAREAGFQNISADLIYGIPGLSKEAWERSVDTVVNLDVEHVSAYHLTYHEGTVLYQRLQDGKLSEVPDEVSLEQYEYLVSALKNAGYEHYEVSNFAKPGYYSRHNSAYWKEKKYLGIGPSAHSYDGLSRQWNIRSNPQYVQLVNDNQKFFDIEELSEVDRYNDYIITSLRTIWGIDIRKIETEWNSELGRHFHKSLAKYCGTDLVFVEDDILRLTEKGIFVSDRIMEDFFYA, from the coding sequence ATGGCCGGCATATACTTCCACATACCTTTCTGTAAAACACATTGTCATTACTGCGACTTTCACACGAGTTGCCGCCTTGCTGACCTGCCTGGTGTCATGAAGGCAGAGTTCAGGGAGCTTTCGCTGAGAAAGAATTATCTCGGTGATGAGGTTGTTGACACTATCTATCTGGGCGGAGGAACACCTTCCCTTTTGGGTTTGGATTACCTGAAAAAAATTCAGGAATCAGTACATTCACTGTTCAAAGTTAATAATGAAGCTGAGTGGACTATTGAGGCTAATCCCGATGATTTGGAGCAGAAATATTTGTACGATCTTCAAAAATCAGGTTTTAACCGGTTAAGCATCGGGACACAAAGCTTCGACGAAGAGATACTAAAATACCTGAATCGGCGCCATAATGCGCAGCAATCTGTTCGTTCGGTCCTTCTGGCAAGGGAAGCCGGTTTTCAGAATATATCAGCCGATTTAATTTATGGTATTCCCGGACTAAGTAAGGAAGCCTGGGAGCGCTCAGTTGATACGGTTGTTAATCTGGATGTGGAACATGTTTCGGCTTACCACCTCACTTATCACGAAGGCACCGTTTTATATCAGCGTTTGCAGGATGGCAAACTCAGCGAAGTTCCCGATGAAGTAAGCTTGGAGCAATACGAGTATTTGGTATCGGCTTTGAAAAATGCCGGTTACGAACATTACGAAGTAAGTAATTTTGCCAAACCAGGTTATTATTCCCGTCACAACTCTGCTTACTGGAAAGAAAAGAAATATCTAGGCATTGGCCCTTCTGCTCACAGCTACGACGGCCTATCGAGACAGTGGAACATCCGCAGTAATCCGCAGTATGTTCAGTTGGTCAATGATAATCAGAAGTTTTTCGATATTGAAGAACTGAGCGAAGTTGATCGGTACAATGACTACATCATCACTTCCCTTCGGACGATCTGGGGCATCGATATACGGAAGATTGAAACGGAGTGGAATAGTGAGCTTGGAAGGCATTTTCATAAATCACTTGCTAAATATTGCGGGACTGACTTGGTTTTTGTAGAGGACGATATTCTCAGGTTAACCGAAAAAGGAATTTTTGTTTCCGATCGCATTATGGAAGATTTCTTTTATGCCTGA
- a CDS encoding murein hydrolase activator EnvC, whose translation MAVAATASAQSLSDLRKKRQKTADEIKYTNQLLEETSKHAKSSLNRLALLNKQIRLRAQLIGEINGEIAYLDSSISDNAFVVKGLTSDLKNIRANYAQMIRYARRNADANSKLLFLLSAEDFNQAYKRFLYLRQYADYRKKQVEAIVAVKDILDAKLADLEKRRKEKEVMLEQKRNESQQMRTQKVQQNQYYASLQKKQRDLKKKLEQQREVEQRLQKEIERIIAEEAKKSAAKNKKGFSLTPAEKELSADFGKNKGRFPWPVDRGLITEEFGEHPHPVLKRVMVRNNGIDITTSAGEKARTIFRGTVSRVVAIPGGNMAVIIRHGNYLTVYSNLSDVFVRVGQKVETKQEIGKIYTDPGDNKTVLKFQIWHENKKQNPEDWIVKK comes from the coding sequence ATGGCAGTTGCTGCAACAGCGTCTGCCCAGTCTCTTTCCGATCTCAGGAAAAAGAGGCAAAAAACAGCCGATGAGATTAAGTATACCAACCAATTGCTGGAAGAGACCAGCAAACATGCCAAAAGTTCGCTTAACCGTTTGGCGCTGCTGAACAAGCAGATCAGGCTTCGGGCGCAACTGATTGGCGAAATCAACGGCGAAATTGCCTACCTCGACAGTTCTATTTCTGATAATGCTTTTGTCGTCAAAGGACTTACTTCCGATTTAAAGAATATCCGTGCCAACTATGCCCAGATGATCCGGTATGCCCGTCGAAATGCTGACGCGAACAGCAAGCTTCTATTCTTGTTGTCGGCCGAGGATTTCAACCAGGCTTATAAAAGGTTTCTTTATTTAAGACAGTATGCCGATTACCGGAAAAAACAGGTGGAAGCCATTGTAGCTGTGAAAGACATTCTTGACGCCAAATTGGCCGACCTGGAAAAGCGCCGTAAGGAAAAGGAAGTGATGCTGGAGCAGAAGCGGAATGAATCGCAGCAAATGAGAACCCAGAAGGTTCAGCAAAACCAGTATTACGCGAGTTTACAGAAAAAGCAGCGTGACCTGAAGAAAAAGCTGGAGCAACAACGGGAAGTAGAACAACGTCTTCAAAAAGAGATTGAGCGCATCATTGCCGAGGAGGCGAAGAAAAGTGCCGCTAAGAATAAAAAAGGCTTTAGCCTGACGCCTGCCGAAAAAGAATTGTCTGCCGATTTTGGCAAAAATAAAGGACGTTTCCCCTGGCCGGTTGATCGGGGCTTGATTACCGAAGAGTTTGGTGAACATCCGCATCCGGTGCTGAAACGTGTAATGGTCCGGAATAATGGTATCGATATTACGACCAGTGCAGGCGAAAAGGCGCGGACTATATTCAGGGGAACCGTTTCGCGGGTGGTGGCCATACCAGGCGGTAACATGGCCGTAATAATCCGCCACGGAAATTACCTGACTGTTTATTCCAACCTGAGTGACGTGTTTGTTCGTGTAGGTCAAAAAGTGGAGACAAAACAGGAAATAGGAAAAATATATACCGACCCGGGAGATAACAAAACCGTTCTGAAGTTCCAGATTTGGCATGAGAATAAAAAGCAAAATCCCGAGGATTGGATTGTGAAGAAGTAG
- a CDS encoding lipopolysaccharide biosynthesis protein, whose protein sequence is MSALKKLAGETVIYGGSSIIGRFLNWWLVPFYTRMFAPEQYGIVSNVYAYVAFLLILLTYGMETSFFRFAGKSKKPDEVYTTTLISLFVTSVSFVLAVFVFSGNIAGWMEYPSHPEYIRWMGLTVALDAFTSIPFARLRLNSRPVRFAIVKITGIAVNIGLNIFLIYYCPKIIDANPDSIFRYIYNPHIGIGYVFIANLISSAVMLVMLFPDFIGKKLVFDKKLLLQMLRYGWPLLIVGLAGMANQNIEKILMPKLLPESVDGLQQLGIYAANFKLAVLMNLFIQAFRYSFEPFFFSHYKGEDSKMTYALVMKYFVIFGLTIFLGVMLYLGIAKYFIGSRYYEGLKIVPFILMGYFFQGIFYTLSLWYKLTDKTSYGAKLALLGAVVTIGLNVLFIPVMGYMASALAFLVASFVMTVASYFLGQKHFPVKYDLKRVTLYFVVALILYFIGVNINVSNVVIHYVLRTIVILVFLGFVVFKEKRELKRLFV, encoded by the coding sequence TTGAGCGCACTAAAAAAACTGGCCGGAGAAACCGTCATCTATGGTGGTTCGAGTATCATTGGACGATTTCTTAACTGGTGGTTGGTTCCCTTCTATACCCGGATGTTTGCTCCGGAACAATACGGTATTGTCAGCAACGTGTATGCTTACGTAGCGTTTCTGTTGATTCTGCTAACGTACGGAATGGAAACTTCTTTCTTCCGGTTTGCCGGAAAAAGTAAAAAGCCCGATGAAGTTTATACCACTACGCTGATTTCTTTATTCGTTACTTCGGTTTCGTTTGTGCTGGCGGTTTTTGTCTTTTCAGGAAATATTGCCGGGTGGATGGAATATCCCAGTCACCCGGAATATATCCGTTGGATGGGATTAACGGTGGCGCTCGATGCTTTTACCTCCATACCGTTTGCCAGGCTTCGTCTGAACAGCAGGCCGGTGAGGTTTGCAATTGTCAAAATAACCGGAATAGCGGTGAATATTGGATTGAATATTTTCCTGATTTATTACTGCCCGAAGATTATCGATGCGAATCCTGATTCCATTTTCAGGTACATCTACAATCCTCATATCGGAATTGGTTATGTGTTCATTGCCAATTTGATTTCATCAGCGGTTATGTTGGTAATGTTATTTCCCGATTTCATTGGAAAGAAATTGGTTTTCGATAAAAAGTTGCTCCTGCAGATGCTTCGGTATGGTTGGCCCTTGCTTATTGTCGGACTGGCCGGAATGGCGAATCAGAACATAGAAAAAATATTGATGCCGAAATTGTTGCCCGAATCGGTCGATGGTTTGCAGCAACTGGGAATTTATGCCGCCAACTTTAAGCTGGCTGTTTTGATGAATTTGTTTATCCAGGCTTTCCGTTATTCGTTCGAGCCGTTTTTCTTTTCGCATTACAAAGGAGAAGATTCGAAGATGACCTATGCCCTGGTGATGAAATATTTCGTGATTTTCGGATTGACCATCTTTTTGGGTGTGATGCTTTATCTGGGGATTGCTAAGTATTTTATTGGCTCCCGTTATTACGAAGGTTTGAAAATTGTTCCCTTCATTTTGATGGGATATTTCTTCCAGGGAATATTCTATACGCTGTCGCTTTGGTATAAACTGACCGACAAAACCAGTTATGGTGCTAAGCTGGCACTTTTGGGCGCTGTTGTTACCATTGGATTGAACGTGCTGTTCATTCCGGTGATGGGATATATGGCTTCGGCATTGGCATTTTTGGTGGCATCGTTCGTGATGACTGTCGCTTCTTATTTTCTTGGACAAAAGCACTTTCCGGTTAAATATGATCTGAAGCGGGTGACACTTTATTTTGTGGTCGCACTCATTCTTTATTTCATTGGAGTGAACATCAACGTATCGAACGTTGTCATTCATTATGTTCTTCGGACAATTGTGATTCTTGTTTTCCTTGGTTTTGTGGTTTTCAAAGAAAAAAGGGAGCTGAAACGTTTGTTTGTTTAG
- a CDS encoding tetratricopeptide repeat protein, with the protein MIRKNSITYWVLFLALVGLSSCATTKKVAQKAPVKQATQDTTHVTKDQEREFQYLLIEGLKQKALGNLDKAIPIFSRCLEIDPSSSIAMFELANIHIAKGDFTSAMLLLEKAVANNPENEYYHLMLARVYQQNKQFDKAADQYGQLAILVPGNDDYKYYHASLLAQAGKYEDALKAFDVLQQSTGPLEQIAVAKQQLYLKMGKKKEAFDEIEGLIKTNPKDTRYYGLLADMYLAEGDSAKALENYHKILQIEPDNGFVQISLANYYRESGKPDQAYNHLLMAFKNPNLDVDTKIQMYVMIVQKDNRKVSDEQELQLLKAMMNANMDDERPRAMYVEYLVQHNEIEKARDQMRIVVGMNKDNIRYWQRLLFLDNNLQDWKAMYTDGDNALKYFPSQPLLYVMKAVGALQMEKYKDVISILDKGQQYVGDNNQLSSQFYMYRAEALYKMKDLKKSYAMFDKVVQLDPTNYTAMNNYAYYLSLRSDSLQLAEKLSGKVVQANPDNATFLDTYAWVLFKKKDYSLAKFYMESAIRNDNDKNPVLLEHYGDILYFLDEKDKALENWKKSEEMGNDSPTLKEKIKKKTYIEENPN; encoded by the coding sequence ATGATTAGAAAAAATTCGATTACCTATTGGGTTTTGTTTCTGGCCCTCGTTGGTTTGTCATCTTGTGCAACAACGAAAAAAGTGGCGCAAAAAGCTCCTGTCAAACAGGCGACTCAGGATACAACCCATGTGACCAAGGATCAGGAACGTGAATTTCAATATTTGTTAATAGAAGGTTTAAAACAGAAAGCGTTGGGGAATCTCGACAAGGCTATTCCGATTTTCTCACGTTGTCTCGAAATTGATCCTTCGTCGTCGATAGCTATGTTCGAACTGGCTAATATTCACATCGCCAAAGGCGATTTTACCAGCGCCATGCTGTTGCTCGAAAAAGCTGTTGCTAACAATCCCGAAAATGAATATTACCATTTGATGTTGGCGCGCGTTTATCAGCAAAATAAACAGTTCGATAAGGCGGCCGACCAATATGGACAGCTGGCTATTTTGGTTCCCGGAAACGACGATTACAAATATTATCATGCTTCGTTATTGGCGCAAGCTGGCAAATACGAAGATGCGTTGAAAGCTTTCGATGTACTTCAGCAGTCGACCGGGCCGCTGGAACAAATTGCAGTAGCCAAGCAACAGCTTTACCTCAAGATGGGTAAAAAGAAGGAAGCTTTTGACGAGATTGAAGGATTGATTAAAACGAATCCGAAAGATACCCGTTATTACGGCTTGTTGGCTGATATGTATCTGGCGGAAGGCGACAGTGCAAAAGCATTAGAGAACTACCATAAAATTCTTCAAATAGAGCCGGATAATGGGTTTGTTCAGATTTCGCTGGCCAATTATTATCGCGAAAGCGGAAAACCGGATCAAGCATACAACCATTTGTTGATGGCATTCAAAAATCCAAATCTGGATGTGGATACCAAGATTCAAATGTATGTGATGATTGTTCAGAAGGATAATCGCAAAGTATCCGATGAGCAGGAACTCCAGTTGTTGAAGGCGATGATGAACGCCAATATGGATGACGAGCGTCCCCGTGCGATGTATGTTGAATACCTTGTTCAGCACAATGAGATTGAAAAGGCACGCGATCAGATGCGCATCGTGGTTGGCATGAACAAAGACAACATTCGGTATTGGCAGCGTCTGCTTTTCCTGGACAATAATCTGCAGGACTGGAAAGCCATGTACACCGACGGTGACAACGCGCTTAAATATTTCCCCAGTCAGCCTCTGCTTTATGTAATGAAAGCGGTTGGAGCGTTACAGATGGAAAAGTACAAGGACGTTATTTCTATTTTGGACAAGGGACAGCAATATGTCGGCGACAACAATCAGTTGAGTTCGCAATTCTATATGTATCGTGCTGAGGCATTATACAAAATGAAGGACCTGAAGAAGTCGTACGCCATGTTCGACAAGGTGGTTCAGCTCGACCCGACAAACTACACGGCCATGAATAACTACGCTTATTATCTTTCGTTGCGGAGCGATAGTTTGCAGTTGGCTGAAAAGTTGAGCGGTAAAGTGGTACAAGCCAATCCCGACAATGCCACGTTCCTGGATACTTATGCATGGGTGCTTTTCAAGAAGAAAGATTATAGCCTGGCCAAGTTTTATATGGAGTCTGCCATTCGGAATGATAATGATAAGAATCCGGTTCTGCTTGAGCATTATGGCGATATTCTGTATTTCCTTGATGAAAAGGACAAGGCTTTGGAGAATTGGAAGAAGTCCGAAGAAATGGGGAATGACTCACCTACGCTGAAAGAGAAAATTAAGAAGAAAACCTACATCGAAGAAAATCCGAATTAA
- a CDS encoding 4Fe-4S dicluster domain-containing protein codes for MLDTNEHWQALKCIRCGACLNACPIYKVVGGYTYNTVYSGPIGSVITPFMKNFAEFGHLSTACTQCGKCEEVCPVMIPLPRLLLLNRKLTNENGGNDWRWGTGMKFFEYISSNRKRMDVTQGSLKNSAVSLTGKNLMGKNKSMPTFEELSFSRQWKIKSKNG; via the coding sequence ATGCTGGATACTAACGAACATTGGCAAGCTTTAAAGTGCATCCGGTGTGGCGCTTGTTTGAATGCTTGTCCTATCTATAAAGTGGTTGGTGGGTATACTTACAACACAGTTTACAGTGGGCCAATTGGATCGGTAATCACTCCTTTTATGAAGAATTTTGCTGAGTTTGGTCACCTAAGTACAGCCTGTACCCAATGTGGAAAATGTGAAGAAGTTTGTCCCGTTATGATTCCATTGCCCAGATTATTACTTTTAAACCGAAAACTAACTAACGAAAATGGAGGGAATGATTGGCGATGGGGCACAGGAATGAAATTTTTTGAATACATTAGCTCTAACCGAAAACGGATGGATGTGACACAGGGTAGTTTGAAGAATTCAGCTGTTTCGCTAACCGGCAAAAACTTAATGGGAAAAAATAAATCAATGCCGACTTTTGAAGAGCTCTCCTTTTCGCGGCAGTGGAAAATAAAAAGTAAAAACGGATGA
- a CDS encoding VanZ family protein: MQKYIKIIAWFIVILYLTLTPAGDIPKLSLLSIPYFDKVVHFTMYLVMSLLLAGYFHQFKKYSSQKILLINALLLIFIGGLLEILQYELPINRDCSWGDFAANTTGAITGTLIYLYWLKNTFVGKWLS, from the coding sequence ATGCAAAAGTACATTAAAATTATTGCCTGGTTTATCGTTATTCTCTATTTAACCCTTACACCCGCAGGCGACATTCCAAAACTTTCTTTGTTGTCAATTCCTTACTTCGATAAAGTAGTTCACTTCACGATGTATTTGGTTATGTCACTGCTACTTGCCGGATATTTTCATCAATTCAAAAAATATTCCAGCCAGAAAATTCTGTTGATAAACGCCCTGCTGTTGATCTTTATAGGCGGCTTACTCGAAATTCTTCAATACGAGTTGCCTATCAACCGTGATTGTAGTTGGGGTGATTTTGCAGCAAATACAACAGGAGCTATCACCGGTACACTAATTTACTTGTACTGGCTCAAAAATACTTTTGTAGGAAAATGGCTGAGTTAA
- a CDS encoding response regulator gives MKIEDQNKEGLSILLVEDNFLNQKITTYNLRKYNHKVSIANNGLEAVNLFKEKKFDLILMDIMMPVMDGLEATREIRKIEKANKLSEYTPIIAVTANTLDNDREKCLSWGMDEFIAKPFDMNQLNEILLSLKIV, from the coding sequence TTGAAAATTGAAGATCAAAATAAAGAAGGGCTGTCTATACTGCTGGTGGAGGATAATTTTCTAAATCAGAAAATTACGACGTACAATCTGCGGAAGTATAACCATAAAGTTTCTATTGCCAACAACGGTTTAGAAGCTGTGAATCTTTTCAAAGAGAAGAAATTTGATTTGATTCTGATGGATATTATGATGCCGGTGATGGACGGATTGGAAGCAACCAGGGAGATTAGGAAAATTGAAAAAGCAAATAAACTGAGTGAATATACTCCGATTATCGCTGTTACAGCCAATACACTCGATAACGACCGTGAAAAATGCCTTTCCTGGGGAATGGATGAATTCATAGCCAAACCCTTTGACATGAATCAGCTGAACGAGATTTTACTGAGTCTCAAGATTGTTTGA
- the ruvB gene encoding Holliday junction branch migration DNA helicase RuvB, translating to MSDFIDLRGNQVSETEREFDNKLRPLRFNDFKGQAKIVENLQVFVKAALMRGDALDHVLLHGPPGLGKTTLSNILANELGVNLKLTSGPVLDKPGDLAGLLTNLEANDVLFIDEIHRLSPVVEEYLYSAMEDYRIDIMIDKGPSARSIQLELNPFTLIGATTRSGLLTSPLRARFGINCHLEYYDTAILTGIVERSASILNVPINREAALEIASRSRGTPRIVNALLRRVRDFAMVKGNGEIDIEITRFGLEALNIDKHGLDEMDNRILTTIIDKFKGGPVGISTIATAVGEDGGTIEEVYEPFLIKEGFLKRTPRGREATELAYHHLGRAKIDGDNPSLF from the coding sequence ATGAGCGACTTTATTGATCTCAGGGGCAATCAGGTTTCTGAAACCGAACGTGAATTTGATAATAAGTTACGTCCGCTTCGCTTCAACGACTTTAAAGGGCAGGCTAAAATTGTTGAAAACCTGCAGGTATTTGTAAAAGCTGCGCTCATGCGGGGTGATGCACTTGATCATGTTTTATTGCACGGCCCGCCCGGACTGGGAAAAACTACCCTCTCAAATATTTTGGCCAACGAACTCGGTGTTAATCTGAAATTAACGTCCGGACCGGTGTTGGATAAACCAGGCGATTTAGCTGGATTGCTGACCAACCTGGAAGCAAACGATGTACTGTTTATTGATGAAATCCACAGGCTGAGTCCAGTTGTTGAAGAATATCTCTATTCCGCAATGGAGGATTACCGGATCGATATCATGATCGATAAAGGACCGAGTGCCCGTTCCATTCAGCTGGAGTTAAATCCGTTTACACTGATTGGAGCCACTACCCGCTCTGGTTTATTAACAAGTCCGCTGCGTGCTCGCTTTGGAATCAACTGCCACCTGGAATATTACGATACAGCGATTTTGACGGGCATTGTTGAACGATCAGCTTCCATTCTGAATGTTCCCATCAATCGCGAAGCGGCACTCGAAATTGCCTCGCGAAGCCGCGGTACGCCGCGAATCGTGAACGCTCTCCTTCGCAGGGTACGTGACTTTGCCATGGTGAAGGGAAACGGCGAAATAGACATCGAAATTACGCGTTTTGGCCTCGAAGCACTCAATATTGATAAGCACGGCCTTGATGAAATGGATAACCGCATTCTTACGACGATTATTGACAAATTCAAAGGTGGACCGGTTGGAATTAGCACCATTGCTACTGCCGTTGGCGAAGATGGCGGAACCATTGAAGAAGTGTACGAACCTTTCCTGATAAAGGAAGGATTTTTGAAACGAACACCGCGCGGACGGGAAGCTACAGAGCTTGCCTATCACCATCTGGGCAGAGCCAAAATTGACGGAGACAATCCATCGTTGTTTTAA
- a CDS encoding DUF4292 domain-containing protein has product MSCGRILKNVSANEPSYETMAVKRVSVNVEAEGKSHSFRASYRIRRDSVIQINAQKATIPVGKLEITPDTFRAVYYIDREYYEGALNYLSKRLGMDIGFDMFEAIFTNQLFSFRNDPKDRDFRDFHCAIDDGMYRISSMKDRKLRKVIRKEEKLERYRNRFDEEHLIRQDIYVDPNRFVIRKLVFNDIDYNRTMSLDFSHFEMIDGRWFPEEIHLDYQGKESYKVKVKLSRISFDEPESFRFRIPSKYKQILLK; this is encoded by the coding sequence ATGAGCTGCGGACGTATTTTGAAAAACGTTTCAGCAAATGAACCTTCTTATGAAACCATGGCCGTAAAACGCGTTTCAGTTAATGTAGAGGCGGAGGGTAAAAGTCATTCATTCAGAGCTTCGTACCGAATCAGACGTGACAGTGTAATACAAATTAATGCGCAAAAAGCTACCATTCCGGTAGGTAAACTGGAAATTACTCCCGATACATTCCGGGCTGTTTATTATATTGACAGAGAATATTACGAAGGCGCTTTGAATTATTTGTCAAAGCGATTAGGGATGGACATTGGCTTCGATATGTTTGAAGCCATTTTTACCAACCAGCTTTTTTCGTTTCGAAATGATCCGAAAGATCGCGACTTCCGTGATTTTCACTGCGCCATCGATGATGGTATGTACCGGATTTCGTCGATGAAAGACCGAAAGCTCCGGAAGGTAATTCGCAAGGAAGAAAAGCTGGAGCGATATCGAAACCGTTTTGATGAAGAGCATTTAATCCGGCAAGATATTTATGTCGATCCGAATAGATTTGTCATACGGAAGCTGGTATTCAACGATATTGATTATAATCGTACGATGAGTCTGGATTTCTCGCATTTCGAAATGATCGACGGTCGTTGGTTTCCGGAAGAAATACATCTGGATTATCAGGGAAAGGAAAGTTACAAGGTGAAGGTGAAACTGAGCCGGATTTCGTTTGACGAACCGGAATCTTTCAGGTTTAGAATTCCATCGAAGTACAAACAAATATTGCTGAAGTAA
- the dut gene encoding dUTP diphosphatase yields MEVKIVNHSGHPLPHYGTEHSAGMDLRANLKQDIVLKPLERTLVPTGLFIELPVGYEAQVRPRSGLAVKKGITVLNSPGTIDADYRGEIQVILINLSSEEFVISDGERIAQMVVAQHEKVEWVKVTELVETVRGEGGFGHTGKN; encoded by the coding sequence ATGGAAGTGAAAATTGTCAATCATTCAGGACACCCTCTGCCGCATTATGGCACCGAACACTCAGCCGGTATGGATTTGAGGGCCAACCTGAAACAAGATATTGTTTTAAAACCTCTTGAACGTACGCTGGTTCCCACCGGACTTTTTATTGAACTTCCGGTAGGATACGAAGCACAAGTTCGACCACGCAGCGGTCTTGCTGTGAAAAAAGGCATTACCGTTTTGAATTCTCCCGGAACCATTGATGCTGATTACCGTGGAGAAATTCAGGTTATCCTCATCAATCTTTCCTCCGAAGAATTTGTTATTTCCGATGGCGAGCGTATTGCTCAGATGGTAGTTGCTCAGCACGAAAAAGTAGAATGGGTGAAAGTGACTGAATTGGTTGAAACAGTTCGCGGTGAAGGCGGATTCGGGCACACCGGAAAAAATTAA
- a CDS encoding Rrf2 family transcriptional regulator codes for MMLSKTCKYAVRAVIYMAANYNENQKCGIKVLAEELKIPAPFLSKILQKLARFNVLISNKGPNGGFALAAPPDQISLYKVVEIIDGKELFESCALSDDTCDGRREASHVCALHDSYSDIRKQLISTFKDKMIADLLTEADSFPGKMKF; via the coding sequence ATGATGTTATCAAAAACTTGTAAATATGCTGTTCGTGCTGTCATTTACATGGCAGCCAACTATAATGAAAATCAAAAATGTGGGATAAAAGTACTGGCCGAAGAATTAAAAATACCCGCTCCTTTTTTAAGTAAAATTCTGCAAAAGCTTGCCCGGTTTAATGTGTTGATTTCTAACAAGGGACCTAATGGTGGCTTTGCATTGGCTGCGCCACCCGATCAGATTTCATTATACAAGGTGGTTGAAATTATCGACGGAAAAGAGCTATTTGAAAGTTGTGCTCTTTCTGATGATACTTGCGACGGCCGCAGGGAAGCGTCTCATGTATGTGCGTTACACGATAGTTATTCTGATATTCGCAAACAGTTGATAAGTACCTTCAAGGACAAAATGATTGCGGACTTGCTAACGGAAGCTGACAGTTTCCCGGGAAAAATGAAATTTTAA